From the Elaeis guineensis isolate ETL-2024a chromosome 16, EG11, whole genome shotgun sequence genome, the window AGATGAAGACTTCTGCAGAAGAAATTGATTATACTCCTTCCAAGAAATAGAGACTGTATTACTTGAGGTGGACAATGTTAATGGATCAGCATTGGATGATACAACAAGCTTAAAAGCATTAGAATTAAATGCTTGATTAGTACTTATGGCATTAGCCCAAGCCAGCCTTCTAATCACATCCTAGCAGCATTCCATGGTGTGAGTATGCACCCGCACTTGGTAAATTTCAATGTGCTATGACAAGACTGCCACAACCTCTTCCATTGTCTCCTcgagctcctctctctctctctaccagAACAGACAAACATAGATTTGTCACCTATATGTTGAATAGAGGAAAAGATGGATACTCATTGAGGACGAGCATGCACATTGTTGCACAGGAACTGCCCTCCAAAAGCTCATAATTATAACTAAGTCACGAGAGAAAGCGCTGAACTTTTCCCCTTGCTACCTTTGTTTCTCAAGATCTTTTGCGAGAGGCTAATACACATTTAACTCCTCTCCCAGTCCTCTCAATTGCCTATAATAACCACTTGATGATTTATTCCCTTGCTAAAGCTAAAAAATATGTTCATATATCATAATTCAagagatatttttctctaaaGAATACATTTCTCTTGTAGTTTCCCATACTTTTTCTGTTGTGTCATACAAcatcaaattattaataaagcTAGGCTCTATACCTTTCCATAATAAGGTCATAATTTGTAAATTATCTTTCCCATTCTTTCCTCTTTTCATTACTTGGAGGACTTCCAATGAGATGCTCATGTTTTCCTTATTTCCTTGAGGAGAACTGCTATAGTTAGCCTACTATAAATAGCTCTTAGCCCCACATATCATGGGGTGGGGCCGTCTCAATTTTTCTATGGAATGGGATGCCTCGTGTTCCGACAATCAAGACGTATATGTCCCATCTCATCCCAGTCCATTTCCTGACTTGTCTTGTACCAACACTTGGGACCGTGCCCTGTACTGACATCCAGGATGGTGGGATACCCTACTATCCTGCCGATATTCGAAACCTTGACACCAAATATCACCCATGGAAATAGTAGTAGATGGAAACAATATGCATCAGTAAGTATAAATCACCAATTTAAGCACAATTAGGACTGGGTACAAGCACGCCCAAGAGAGGTAGATGGTATGCAGACCCTGAGGAATCCAAATAATAGCATGCTGATTTCTGCAGTACAAGACAGCAAGAACAGAATTCACTTATTTGTAATAGCGCAAGAGGATTTACCACAATCTGTTTGTCCTGGCACTGCATCTTGATTGTATAAACTACAAATACTTCTCAATTGAAATCAGcacttaatgatcataatcagcTTTCAACAGCCTCTTCTAAGGCATCACGTGCTTCATAAAATAAAAGAGGGCTATGATCAATTGACATGACACATGGGATTCACACACACCCCACACATTATGAGAAACCCACAGCAGCACAATCAGGATCAAAACTTGTTGGAGCATTGTAATGTATTCCAACAGCTACTCTTGAAAGCATGCAACCAAAAAGCACGAGGCTCCAACATGGCTCCCAAACCATGATAAAGAGTAAACCAATCCATGCAGTATCAATTCTCATTGAAAAATGGGCCAGTCGCTAATTAGTGCAAAAAGGACAATAAACCCTTAATAATTTACTGGCTCCCAAATTATATAAGTTTGGCTTATAATGGCTCCAATAAAGGTCCAACAACAAGAAACAGAAAACAGTGAACATAAACAAAGCagattattaagtaaaaatatgGAAATACCTCCTTGTTGAtcatgagagaaagagagaacaaGGAATATAATTAAAGCAAAACTTCTGCAGATATCTATAAACATACCATATCTATAGAAGGTGAACCAAAAATGCTCCCCCCACATGAGACTTTGTAAACACAACAGTGTTCTTTGTAATCTAACGCATACAAACAATGGTCATGTGATCCGCACCTGTATTTTGTTCAGCATAACAAATAAATTAGGCCAGGTAAATGTCAACATGTTACAATTTTTTGAGCATAAGAAAGAAGTTAGTCGTTACGAATGATGCCAAATAAGTTCAGTCAGGACAAAATACCTTTTCTTCACTATAAAGGTTACTTGTAAGTTTGCGAAACCAAAATTATGGATTATAATGTGTATTCAACAAGCAACTCAGTAAACACGTTTttggtttcttttatttttccccAGTATTTTGATTGCAGACCTTTGAAACAAAATAACAAATAAAGAGAGGAAAACTTTACCAAGAACCGAAGCATCAAATAAGTTTGATGCTTATAAAACTCGTCATACATGAACTAGTTTGTAAAATTCTTTGCTTAACATAAAATTCAGGGGAAAGTTCTGTCATTACCATATCAAATTTCTCTGTTTGTCCACAACCGGCTGCATTTTAACCTTCAAAAGAGTAAAAAAGATCAAAATTCAGTTGAGGAAGCCCAAATGGGAAATACATAAATTGAAGACAatgcattgcaaaaaaaaaaaagaaatcctcAAAGGGAAAATAGTAAACTCCTATTATCATAGCCTAATAAGTGTTGAAAATAAATAGACTGATCTAGTGCTTGCCATACTACCCCGTACCGCTGGGTACGAGCATTGCACCGTGCTACCGTGCCGACACTATCATATCATAACATACTGACGATATTGTACTGTACTGAACCATATACCAATACTATAATAGAATGTACCGGTATGGAATCTAATACCGAGATGACGAACCTTGGACTGATCGCTTGTGTATTTATCAAGTACATGTTGAAAATAGCCAAAAACCACTTAAACAATTTGTCAAAGCATATGTGATCACCAACATGGCAATTACAGACAGGTATAAAGTGGGCAAGACTTCTAATCTGACAAGAACAATCTTGACTAAAACTTGACACAAACTACCAAAGATCGCtattttttgggtgagaaaagatTGCTATTTTCAAATACAAAGCCACGGGTGGGTTGACTTTATTGACAAATATAATAATCTGCTTGACCCAAGAAATCCATACTCATGCCCAATCAGTCCACATTAGAAACAGCTAGAAAAATGTCCAGCAAATTCTTACAGTACATTAATACTCTTTCCACTTTGGGTTGCGAATTACATTGGCTTGGATACTTTATTGGAGATTGGAGTAGGAGAGAAATGAGTTTGTGTTATTGCTTATTGGGTTGCCACTTTGTATAGagtagagagagggagagagattgtCATTGgcattttttatctcattaagCACAAGCAACCACACCCACAGGGAAAGAAGACAAGGAGAAATTATAAAAACTAAGGGTAGTTTTTGGTGGTTGAGGTGGCAAGATCTGAGGGTATAAAATTCAAAAACAAATCTGGATGTTAGGtattttcctcctttttttaAGTTAGTCATTTTGACCACTGGATAAATATCCAATGACCAAGATCACTAGCCTTAAAGTGTTCTGGACTAATAGCTAATGATGTATATTTTTCCTAAAATATGATTGGAACTGACATGCATACCCATTTGATTACCCACGCTCATGACCTGAATTGAGTCACAACTATGGCCAAAGCTTGACCATGAAATTTAGGTTAAACTGGACATCTAGATCCAACCTTCGCTGTAATTTCACAAAAGCTGAAATTAGTCCAATTCTGGTTAGCCAATGTTGTTTTATCCAAGGATGTCGAAGGCAGTCACCAGGGTGCCTGCCACTTTCACTGGTCCTAGGTACCATGTCCTATCACACTAGTCAGCCTTTAGATTCTGTATACTACCCAATATTACCTATGTCAAGGTCATCTACTATGAGTTCTAATTTTAAACACACTATAATGATCGAACAATCTCTAGTATTACTACATATTGAGGTCATCCATCGCGAGTTCTTACCCTAAGCACATGCTTGGAACACAGAATAATCCAACAAAAAATCCAAGCTTGGCTTGACTTTCTGTATGTATGAGCTTTCTAGTGTCTATGAGCAACTACATGATTGGCGCTAGCGAGATGCCCATGAACACCTCCATGCCACGAGGCAGATCTTTCTCATGGTGCACAACAGCATGGCACCTGTCTGCTGCAACATTGTCTTGCCAGATCACCTTGAATATCGCCAGGACCATGCAACCTATGTAATCAAGCACCACATTCCATGCCATGACTCCCCACTACAATCCTAACCAAGCCAGCTTTATGCACACTTATCAAATCCACATGACATGATCATGCAATATCCTTTTGCTACAATGGACTAAGGTAAACCTAATGTTGGTGTTGCAAGGCCAGATGCCAAACCACCACCCTCTGAGGTCCCTCCATGCCAAAGGGTCAACTTGCATGTCCAAGCCCATTAAAATTCAGCTTAAGCAACCATAGTCCTTCATGCCTCAGTCTTGTCTTGACCTTGTGTGCATGGAGGCCTGGGTCAACGACCATACACTCAATAACCCACTTATTCACATCCTATTTCCCCAGCCCTTCGCACTACAACTACATTTATGCTCAAGTTCGCACATCACTATTGAACAAGTGACATCATATCACAACTCACTTTTCAACCCCTTGTCCTGACCTTCTGGCCATCCAACTCTGTGGACTAGCTTCAAGTTTCACAATCACCCATAAAGATTTTGTCCTGATCCACAAGTTGATTCCTGATCTACCACCTCCTGTAGAATCCTGTCACCTCCTGTAGAATCCTATCTTTCTTCTACCACTTGTGTTCACCATTATACAGATCCAACATGCATGGAATAATCTTGAACAAAACACGAGAGGAAACCTGAGCATCAATCAAACCACTTACATGATGTTGCATTAATTAGAGGTGACCTAAATTCTAGACACATAATTAGCATTGTGACAAGGGAGGACAGGTTGTCATCATTGAGCATGTCCTAATCATCTACGTGATGGTTAAATTAGGTCTTGGTTATAACCAATGACGTCAGGTTGGTCAAGAACTACGAGTCGACAGCATTTTAACTACTGCAGCTGTAAGAACATTGAATCAAaacaatataattttaattcttactgataaaaatttcattaaattTTCTTGTTTTAGCAAAGAAAAATTTTGGTCCAATCCAGCCCTCGATTTATGTTATTCTGTTGACATATATTTCCCACATAGGTATACAATATTTATTTAGTAATCAATTAGCAAGATGTTATGTATGTGTAAAACAAAGTGAGAATAATTACTATCCAGCCCGAAATTTGAGTATTTGATGGTAAATTCAAAATTATCCTCCAGTGAGCTAAGCGAAAAAGCAAATTGAAAAGTAGATATGGATGTAAATAAACACCAGGCATACCTCTCCATCTGTTTGGAATGCCCAAGAGATGTCCCCCGTCATGAtatcaagaaagtaaatttttcctTTATAACATCCAACTACTACCTAtaaaagtaaatattttattggtcaaaatattcttaaaaagataaaattcataaaactgGAGGTAGAAATGAAGCTCTGCATGCAAACTAGCTGCCATGTAAAGTTTGAGTTTACATACGTGAGAAAAATCTCCAGTAACAGCTGCTGAACACTCAACACGACCCTCCAATTTGACCTCCCATCGTACAAGACCACTAATCAATCAATAAAGAAAACCCcacaatttaaatatattttttgatatgatttagaGCATACTATGTAAGTAttcaaagaaaattaaaattaggcTTGCATGTCAATACTACAAAGAGTAGCAGAAAAATTGTAAAATCAGGTCCATCAGAGTTGATTCACTAGAGTAACAGAAGAAGAAAGAGGCCCCTCTCTCTCTGGGGATTGGGCACTAACAATTTATTATCCAATCATGTTTTCAGCTAATAACATTTTATATTTTCAGAAAACAATTTTGAAGGATAGAAATACTCTGGTATCCCAGTCCATGCACCTCTCCCTCCCCCAAAACAGTCACCCCACCTTTTCACAGTACATGACAGTATTTAGTATTATAAGCAAAAGAAAACTGAAAAGTGCACTAATCATCAAATAGACAAAAATATTAACTGATAAATAGAGTTAGTGAACCCAACATGAAGACCTCCAAAACATCAACAGATAATCAAAATGTTCCACCAACCCTAAACTGCCTTAAATTCCAAACCATTAATTGCCCAAGGACATCATGGTTGTGCTTTATGCCGAAACTCAACCAACAATATAAGCATGTATAACGTTTATATTTACTAGTTTTTgcaaaattaataaaatgatgCTTACCTGAAAGCATCGATGCAGAGAAACATGTGCGAGTGAGCTCCAATAAAAAGGTTTACATTTCCATCCATCAACACAACCAATGGTGAAGCATCAACACATGACTTGAGTGTTACTCTCCAGAGCTCTTGCAGACATCCCTTTTTATATCTTGGAATTTCAACCAATGAGCATAATCTATGTACATAATTTAACTCAATTTCAGCTCCATGCATGAATTGACTGCAGCGGCTGAATGAACACCATTTTGGAAAATCAGAGTTTAAAATCCATAAGTTGGTTGAAACCGTACCATGCGAAGCAGAGGTTAATTTGCAATCTCTTCTTGAAGGGTCATCAATACTAGAAGACCCATCATTTCTTTCCAGGTCACTTATTGCTTTATGCTCCTCAGGGAGATCATGAACCCTTTTTCCAGAAGATGTCTGCTGATCAGTTATCATTGCGCTAGAGAAGCTCAATGTGCTGCTGTGCAGTTTTGATCTCTTCCTAGAAGAATCAGGGATAGGGCTGAAAGGATTGTCATGTAAATCATTCCTATCCAGTAGAGCATTTAAAAGCTTGTGTGGGCTAGGAAAGATGTAAAGCAATCTCATATCGATCCCTAAATTATGCGCAGCATGGGCAGCAGAAATTGAGTTACCACCCATCATAAAGAAATCACCATAGTCCGAAATTTCTTCAATCATTAACGCTTCACAAAATGCCTGATAAACAGCAAAAATAGCAGAAGATTGTGATGAAACCCAGTGGAAGTTGGATTTATATAGGGCATGAGCAGTTAGAAAATATTCTATTTATATTTGAACATACACAAATATGTATGTATACAGACATAtatatacagagagagagagagagagagagagagagagagagagagaattttttacaACTAGAATATTTATCTCACAATTTAAAAAGGTATGACACTTTCAAAAAGAATAATGTAGTATCATGTTACAACTTAGTACATCAAATTCTGCTAAATAATGGGTAAATAAGAATGTTGATGTGGGCATTTGGAATAATTAAAGATAACAAGAATCTAATGTGGAGAACTAAAAGAAACTTAGAAGTTTCAAATATACAAGTACAAGCATGGAAAATAACTGACAAGTTGTAAGTCATGTGCCTAAAGACCAGAGATTACAGGAGAATGGAAAAGAGCAAGTGTTTTTCTTTTAAAGTAAAAAATGCAAGGATAGGAGCTAGTTAGTTATGTGAAAGGGtcagaaaagataaaaaagacAAGAATACTTTCTTGCTCCAGCCAAAAAACTAAATTAATAGCTCTGAAGAAATGATTATCTGTAGAATTTACACTAGTGATAGTTAATTTAAGCACTAGCCAAAAATGAAGCAAAagcattaaaaatataatatggcCAGTGGAATTTATAAgtaaaaaaagaagagagcaaAGGGCAATACCTTTTTGATAATTTTCAAACAGCCATCAAAAGAACTACTTTCAAATTCACTCTTATCCCATTCTCCTATACACGCTGAATTTGCCAGCTTCGAATAATCTATTTTCCCGGATGTAGATTTAGGCAATGATTTAGTACAGAAGAAATGGCTAGGAATCATTACCGGTGGAAGCTTCTTGATCAACCAACTTCTGATAGATGTGATTAAATCTTCAATTAAATGATGTTCATCTGTATGGGATTTATGCTCTTCCTGAGACTCTCCAATAATTTTCAACATAatgtatgcatcaagatgggaggGCACTCCATGGGTAGCATGAAATATTACAGCAGCATCACTGACTTCAGGATGTTCCCTGAGGGTATTCTCAATCTCCTCTAAAGCAACACGCTGCCCATTGACTTTTATGATGCGGTCTCTTCTCCCAAGAAAAACAAGATCACCACTTTGCAAGCGTCTAGCGAAATCACCAGTCTTGTAGTGCAATGGAGAACCATTGTCCATAATAGGATTCCCAATCAAAGGCTCACCAAAATATCCAATCGATAAACAGGCACCCTCAACGTATATTTCACCCTCATCAGGTTTGTCTGGTTCCCCAACAAGAACAGCTTTGCAATTAGATATAGGTATCCCAATAGGCACACTACTTGGTGGTTCAACCTCCAAAATCGTTGGTAAATTTTTGCAATCAAAATACATGCAATCACCTGATACCTGAAAGCATGGGATAATTATTAAAGAAAATAAACTTGTAAGTCTGTTTGGAACTACTGTTTATAAGATTCTACAAACCTAGCATGCTACACAAGATATCATCAGGAGCAAAGAAATATTGCAAGTACACTACAAATAGTAGTCAGACTGATACCATGAATTTTGTAGCACATTAACAAGTTGTTAAAGAAGTCCAATTAAAATTCACATCATGCAATCTCCTCTCAGTATTTGCCCACTCATGTGACTGCATTTGAAGCCTTATACCTAGCATTAGTGTTCTCAATATACAGGTATACACACAAATATTTTTGTAATTTCAACAATGTGTATTTTCACATTCCTGAAAATCAAAATAAATGTTTATAGATACCAACAAACCATATAGACATATTCTTTTGTCCCAGCATCTGCATCATTTTGGATCATAACTGATTCGAAGAGAAACAACAGAAATCTTGAAGGAGTCTAAATATCACACAGTAGCCACAATTCTACCGAGAACTAAATTTGATAATAATGTTCAATATGGTTGTTAACCAAGATTATCTACAGGTTTTCAGCATGCAAAAGTTCACAAGTTGATATCGTATGAATATGAGCAGATAGGACCCAAAATTGAAGCATCCAGATCCTATATCAGTATCCCGTAACTAATACAGTTTATATCCATGTTCTTTCAGCAACTTAACATGCTATAtctattgttaagatttgatgcctcgagattcggtccacaataagcccacagcgagatccaggacaacgaacggagtccaacgagcctaagaataATCCAAACGGAGTCCAAACAGAGGAGATACGCATAAAAAGTGGCATGACTCACGGAGCAACGGAGGCTCGTGACGGTGCAGCCAGGCCTGGCAACGCTGCCCAGCGCACGGATGTGCGGGCGCGGCCCGGGCCCGAGCAGGCGCACGTGCAGGCCGGCCCAATGTGCGCAGAGGCGCCCAGGCCCCATTTTTTCTCACAGTCCACGGTGGATCGCTTGATGTTGTGCAGTCCATGCAACCGCTGTGGACCGGCCGAGCATTTCCCGCCCGGTTTctcatggtccatggtggaccgacgGTGTTTTGTGACGGGGCATTCCACACAGCTCACGGGGTTTCGATGGACCGCGGACTCCAATTTTGCGCGATCAGATGGCTTGGAGCATTGCTGATCTTGATCTGATGGTTCAAGGAGTTGTTTGGATGCTCATAGGAGTCCTTTCTCCTATTTGAAGCAGGTTTGAGGGCTTAAAAGCCCCTATGGACAAATAGAGGGGCACGATGGTAGCGTGTTCGGTGAAAATCCGAGAGTAAAGGCAATAGAAGATAGGTGCAGTCGAGATATCCGTAGCAGATCCTGGTGCCGACAGAGAGTAGAAACAGGGGCTTCGGACAGACTGTCAGGCAAAGTCTCCTGAGTTCTAGTGAGAGCTTTGTAAGGATAGCTTTTAATTGAGAGAGATTGTATATAAGGGTTGAGAGTATGAGGATCTCATCTTATACTTGTTCCTTTTTCATGGTGAAGCTTTACATGTCCCGTGGAGATAAGCCTTGGACTGATCCACGTACTTGATTTTTTCTCTtatcttctatttatttttccttctttcttttgctAATTGGATGCAATGCGAGTGCTATCAAGAAGGTCCTTTGgtggtggtgtcctagccagataTCTCCaataactggtatcagagctcagatgGTATCAGCGCACAGATCGTGATAGTGTTGAttgagattgaagaagatggagaaaacaagttcaatcaaggtggagatcagttggtttgatggaaagagcaatttctccctcTGACAGTCGAgcgtgaaggatgtgctcatccagcagGAATTAATCGAGGCTCTTTTGTACGAGGGTAAGCCGACTATCATGGAGATGACGGTCTGGAAGCGGCTCCAGATGCAGACAGTGAGTACAATCCGTTTGTACCTAGCAATGacgtggtgatccatatgcttgacgagacttctccgacgagatgtggtcgaagctcgaggagtggtacatgatgaagtctctcaccaacactctttttctctaaaaataGTTCTACCAGCTGCGAATGATCGAGGGATAGCGTACAGGAGCATCTAAACAACTTTCAGaaaatcctcaccgacctcctcagcgttagtgagcaagttgaggagaagatcaggatgtTGGTTTTGCTATCATCCATTTCTTCCTCTTTCGAAtcattggtgactgctcttctggtaggaaagagcaccatcaagatggaagaGATGACTTCTGCACTTCTCCAAAATGAGATTCTCAGGTGAGAGAACCGGACATCGAGTTCAAAAGGTGACTCAGCTATGGCAGTGACCGGAGGATATGACAGCAGAAGACGAAACGACATGAGATCGCGATGTGGGCGGTCCAATTCCAAGATGAGGGACTACAGCAAGATCAAATGCTACCGATGTGACAAGTTGAGACATCGtatcagagattgccctcaactcaagatCGGATGATAGCTACTATAGCGGCGGCTAGTTACGACACTGAGATCGTTGATGCGCTTATGGTCTCAGATGAGGTATCTACTCCTTTCAAGCAGTAGATCTTAGGCTCTGCTTGTTCCCATAATGTTTGTTGCAGAGAGGAACTGTTTCAGTCTCTGGAGAACAGTGAAGGTACTGTTTACTTGCCGGATGAATCGAGCTATGTGATCAAGGACATCGGAATGGTCAGCATAGAGACACATGGAGCAGTGAGGAAGTTGgatgaggtccgatacatatctagCTTCAA encodes:
- the LOC105060652 gene encoding putative acyl-activating enzyme 19 isoform X4, with the translated sequence MSGDEEAKGETKPCCVSHGFLRSASTKPSRIAVVHAAGGLRLFRAAREGPSGEHPRDGLDAPRVSSSTRLYPGDEYFTFADVLSAVDSLSRRLRRVLDGGDDADLVRPQGYSAMSSGDDTKSSTMEANGMPRIVGVYMPPSVEYIVAVLAILRCGEAFLPLDPLWPEERILSLISSSNTALVIKSVPFSRLGGNRQLDAVDWIVEYTSCPVLHFKMKVAFREQAGHSDLEWPCESRSPRKFCYLMYTSGSTGKPKGVCGTEKGLLNRFGWMQDLIPLCTQDILLFNTSISFIDHLQEFLSSILTCTTLIIPPFDELKSNPTYILDFIKAYRISRLTSVPSLMRAVLPSPESSHFFQRCNSLKVLVLSGEVLPISLWRSVQKILPKTTILNLYGSTEVSGDCMYFDCKNLPTILEVEPPSSVPIGIPISNCKAVLVGEPDKPDEGEIYVEGACLSIGYFGEPLIGNPIMDNGSPLHYKTGDFARRLQSGDLVFLGRRDRIIKVNGQRVALEEIENTLREHPEVSDAAVIFHATHGVPSHLDAYIMLKIIGESQEEHKSHTDEHHLIEDLITSIRSWLIKKLPPVMIPSHFFCTKSLPKSTSGKIDYSKLANSACIGEWDKSEFESSSFDGCLKIIKKAFCEALMIEEISDYGDFFMMGGNSISAAHAAHNLGIDMRLLYIFPSPHKLLNALLDRNDLHDNPFSPIPDSSRKRSKLHSSTLSFSSAMITDQQTSSGKRVHDLPEEHKAISDLERNDGSSSIDDPSRRDCKLTSASHGTVSTNLWILNSDFPKWCSFSRCSQFMHGAEIELNYVHRLCSLVEIPRYKKGCLQELWRVTLKSCVDASPLVVLMDGNVNLFIGAHSHMFLCIDAFSGLVRWEVKLEGRVECSAAVTGDFSHVVVGCYKGKIYFLDIMTGDISWAFQTDGEVKMQPVVDKQRNLIWCGSHDHCLYALDYKEHCCVYKVSCGGSIFGSPSIDMAFVWPFKKRKLDACPRVWKKLGRLRILVLRMILEKFVTTKKAILVVHNMIYVASTSGRVTAISLEVLPFSIAWLYEAGAPIFGSLCLDPLGGNVICCLVDGHVVVLNYKGAVIWKITIDGPLFAGACISSVLPSQATMMLIVCRIFGGGIWYGVIHPRLRMMWVKVMRL
- the LOC105060652 gene encoding putative acyl-activating enzyme 19 isoform X5, translated to MSGDEEAKGETKPCCVSHGFLRSASTKPSRIAVVHAAGGLRLFRAAREGPSGEHPRDGLDAPRVSSSTRLYPGDEYFTFADVLSAVDSLSRRLRRVLDGGDDADLVRPQGYSAMSSGDDTKSSTMEANGMPRIVGVYMPPSVEYIVAVLAILRCGEAFLPLDPLWPEERILSLISSSNTALVIKSVPFSRLGGNRQLDAVDWIVEYTSCPVLHFKMKVAFREQAGHSDLEWPCESRSPRKFCYLMYTSGSTGKPKGVCGTEKGLLNRFGWMQDLIPLCTQDILLFNTSISFIDHLQEFLSSILTCTTLIIPPFDELKSNPTYILDFIKAYRISRLTSVPSLMRAVLPSPESSHFFQRCNSLKVLVLSGEVLPISLWRSVQKILPKTTILNLYGSTEVSGDCMYFDCKNLPTILEVEPPSSVPIGIPISNCKAVLVGEPDKPDEGEIYVEGACLSIGYFGEPLIGNPIMDNGSPLHYKTGDFARRLQSGDLVFLGRRDRIIKVNGQRVALEEIENTLREHPEVSDAAVIFHATHGVPSHLDAYIMLKIIGESQEEHKSHTDEHHLIEDLITSIRSWLIKKLPPVMIPSHFFCTKSLPKSTSGKIDYSKLANSACIGEWDKSEFESSSFDGCLKIIKKAFCEALMIEEISDYGDFFMMGGNSISAAHAAHNLGIDMRLLYIFPSPHKLLNALLDRNDLHDNPFSPIPDSSRKRSKLHSSTLSFSSAMITDQQTSSGKRVHDLPEEHKAISDLERNDGSSSIDDPSRRDCKLTSASHGTVSTNLWILNSDFPKWCSFSRCSQFMHGAEIELNYVHRLCSLVEIPRYKKGCLQELWRVTLKSCVDASPLVVLMDGNVNLFIGAHSHMFLCIDAFSGLVRWEVKLEGRVECSAAVTGDFSHVVVGCYKGKIYFLDIMTGDISWAFQTDGEVKMQPVVDKQRNLIWCGSHDHCLYALDYKEHCCVYKVSCGGSIFGSPSIDMAFVWPFKKRKLDACPRVWKKLGRLRILVLRMILEKFVTTKKAILVVINVAIVIIISIYKLQLDIMDILKFIT